The genomic segment GTGGCCACTGCGCGTAAGTGCATTTCGTTGTGGGTGACCATAATGACTGATCCATCAAATAGATCGATAGCCTCGATCAATGAATCGCATGATTGCATATCTAAGTGGTTAGTTGGTTCGTCCAAAAACAAAAGATGGCAAGGAGTCACCAAAATTTTTCCTAACATCACTCTACTTTTTTCGCCACCAGACAGAAATTTGATTTTTTTAAGTGCGGAATCTCCAGAAAACATCAATCCGCCCGCAATATTTCTTGCCTTCCCCTCGGAACAGTTTGGGTCAGCACTCATTATTTCTTCGACAATGCTTGCACCATCCTTGAGAGACATTTTATTTGTCTGACCGAAGTAGCCTTCTTTAAGGGAAGGATGCCTTGCGATCGTTCCGTTTACAGGTTGTAACTCTCCTGCCAACATCTTGAGTAGAGTAGACTTTCCCTTTCCATTCTTTCCTATGATACAAATACGATCTCTCTTTCCGACACTGATCGAAAAATCTTCTATCAAATAAGGAGTTTGGCCATTATATGAAAAGTTTAGATGTTCTGCTGACATCATCTGCTGGGCATTGAATTCTTTGGCATTGAAATAAAGTTCTAAATCCTCAATGTTTTCTAATGCTTTCATCTCTCCTTGTTTTTCTAATTTCTTCACTCTTGATTGGGCACGGCTTGCAAAACTTGCCTTTGCTTTGAACCTGGCAATGAACTGCTCTTCTTGTTTTCTTTTTTTTGCCTCATTCAAACGTGTCTTTTCATAAATCTCTTCTTCCTGGTTGATTTGTGAGTATAATTTTTCAGTATCTCCTTCTACCTTGATGGCCTTTTTTCTATGTACGGCCACTACATGGGTCACCACACTATCCATAAAACTTCTGTCGTGAGTGATGAGTACTACTTCGCCTTCCCAAGATTTTAAAAACTCTTCCAACCAACGAATCGTGACAATGTCTAGATAGTTATTTGGCTCATCTAACATGAGCATGTCGGGTCTAGAAACCAAAAGTTTCGCAAGATTCATTCGAATTTGGTACCCACCAGAAAATTCATTCGGCGATCTTTCCATATCCTTTTCTGTAAACCCAAGCCCAAAGAGTACCTTTTCTACCTGCCAGGTTTCATACTCTTCACCTTCAGGTAAACCAAGCGCACATTCTTCCAATACCGTATCTTTTGTGAATTTTAAATGTTGTTCTAAGTGACCAATTTTATATCCTTTGGGCACAGTTAAGGTTCCACTATCATAATCTGTATGGCCTAACATGATTTGGAAAAGTGTGGATTTTCCATGTCCATTCCGTCCTACGATCCCCACTCTTTCACCGCGATTGATGCTAAAACTGAGATCTTCAAAGAGAACTTGACTGCCGTAGGATTTGTGGAGGCCAGAAATTTTAATCATACATTACCTGAATTCTTTCCCAGTTTTTTTAGGGCACTGGCAAATTCTAGCAATTAAGTTTCAAGAGGAGGCTTTAGCATTTTTTTTTCAAAACGGGAAAAAAAGACTTATAAAACTCTAACAGGAAAAGAAGCAAACATGCAAAAAAATCCAGATGTACGTTAACTTATTTTTTTTAAATCCGTTTCCTTTGATGTAAGGAAGGGAAACAAGATGATTCGTGAGATGGAAACAACTACCATTTATAAAGTAGAAACAAATTGTTTGGATATTCTATCTGTCACCCAATTTGAAAGAGAATTAAATGGCATTCTCCACCAAAATGAAAAACATGTATTTCTTGACTTTTCTGAAGTAGAAGAAGTATCCTCAGCAGTGCTTGGGATCATCATCCATAAAAAGATGAAACTCAAAAAAGAAGGTAGAGAAATTTACCTGCTTCACACCACTAAGAGTGTGGAAAGAATTTTAAAAATTTTAAAACTCAGCTCACTTCTAATGTTCCACCAAAACGAAGCCAATCTAAGCTTGCAACTATCCCCTATTTAAGAGATAAAGCTTCAAAAATATGATAGAGTCCGGTTTTGCCCTTAATTTTTGCTTGGAAACTTTTACCGATTTTGATTCGATCCTGAACTCTCTCTTTCACTTCTTTACTCAGAAGAACTTTCACTGAGGTCGCCTTTGTTAACTGCTCAATGCGACTAGCCAAATTTACATTATCACCAATAGCTGTTACTTGTTTGCTAAGTGGGTGACCAATCTCACCAATGATTACCTCTCCAAAATGAATCCCGATACCAATATTGAACTGAACATCAAAATTCAATTCAAGATATTCATTTAACTTATCCAATTCTTCTAACATCAAAAGTGCAGATTGCACAGCTTGAAAACAGATTTCATTTGCTTCTTCTCCGTCTTCTAATCCAAAGATTGCCATAATCCCATCGCCAATGTATTTATCTATGTAACCTTTGTTTTTTAAGATGACCTCCCCAATTTGTTTAAAATAGCGGTTGAGGATATGGATCACATCGTAAGGCAAATTTGATTCCGCAAAGGAAGTAAAACCTCGTATATCGCTAAAAAGGATAGCCACTTCCTTTTCCTTTCCGAAACCATTTGCTCCCTGTTCCTTAGCTAGTTCAACATCCTCATCATCTATAACTAACCTACGCAAATGCACTTCCCCTGTTGGGATTGTCTGGCAGGCAAGTCTCACATTCGGTAAAAAACCTTTTGCCTTGGCTAAAGCCTCTTCCAATTCATTTCTAGGTGGGCAATTTTCAAGACCCTCCAAAACCAAAACTCGACATGTGGAACACCTCGCTTTTCCCCCACAAGCATGCTTGTGAGGTAGCGAATTTCGCAAGGAACAATCAAGGATAGATTCAGTTTCGGAAGATTGTAAAATGGTATGATCGTTTGTATATTGTATGAGGGCCATAGGGGAAGAAATCTCTACGATTTTCCCCCTGTCTATCTTTTTCTTATGGATTTACCGTATAAGCAATCCCTAATACGTTACGATAACGAACCCAATTTTCCAACAAATCAAATTGGCACATATCAAATTTATCTTTTTCTTCAGTATACATAACCTCTGCATCTATCCAAGTGTTGATATTCACACGACCAGATTTCATTCTTTCGTATTCTTTTCTAGAAGCATACCGAGATTTGTTTACATTAGAGGAGCGGATTTCAAGTTCAGTCTCTTTTACTTTTATCTGTGACTTGGAATCCTCTTTTTCTAATACGAGAGCTCTGATCAAATCCTTAATTTCTTCTCGGACAGAGATCATCTGAGAATCCAACTCATCGGAACGAGTCTTTCGCACTCCTCCATCAAAAGGATTTACAGAAACTCCAAGAGAGATTTGTGCCCAATCATTTGTATTGAATTGTTGGGTACCTAAGTAAAAGTATCCACCCTTTGCAACTAACTTTGGATAGGCTTCATACTCTATCGATTTCTTTTGCTCTTCCAATGCAAACATCTTTTTATGTAAGGCCCTAAGTTCAAGGCGTGGCTCCAAATCGTTTTCATTGACTTGGAATTTTAGGTCATTGATGTCAGGAAGTCCTCCTAAGCTGATTTGCTCTTCTAAACCAAGGAGTCTTTTTAAGTAGAGAGTTGCGATTTTTTGTTTTTCAGTCAAATCTTCGATCGCAATTTTGGTTTGGTTGATCGCTTGCTCAATCCGAAATAACTCGCCCTCGGTTACTTGGCCAAGTAGATAGAGTCTTTTCAATTCTACCATTCGTTGGTTCAAAGTTTTTTGTAGATCCTTCAAATTAGCTATTTTTTTCTGAATCCTTTGGATGCTGATATAGGCAAGCAGAGATTCTGATTGGGAAGTTTCCTTTGCTCGAAAGGAGAGAAGTTTACTAGCATCTTCGGAATATTCCAAAGCCTTTGAGACAGCAAACCAATTGGCTGGATCAAAGAGTGTTTGTTGGATTTCCACTCCACCTGTCCAATAACTTTGGTTCAATCCATTTACAATAGGAAGAGATGCATTGGGAAAAAGAGTTTTATTTCTATCCACATGTTCTACAGATAAACCTAATTTAGGATAATACACTGCGCGATTCAATTTCTCGGTTTCAAAGTGTTTTCTCCTCCACTCTTCCCAGGCCAGTTTAACTCGAGGACTTTCTTCTGCTATTCGTAGAACATCCTTCCAATCGAGTACTGTTTCGGCAGAGATTGAAAGAGGAAATGCTAAAAAGAGTGCAATGAAACCTAGGAATTTCTTTTTTATTTTCGTACTTTCGTTTTTCTTCCCTAATATCAATAAGATAGCCGAGGGAACGACAACTAATGTTAGCAATGTGGACACTAACAATCCAGAAATCATAGTCCATGCAAATGGTGGCCATAACGTTGCCTCCGAAAATGCCAAAGGTAGTAGGCCTGCGACCGTCGTCATGGAAGTAAGTAAGATAGGACGGATTCGTTTCTGGATTGCAAATTGAACGGAAGATTCCAAACTCTTCCCCTCCCTTTGGCTACTGCCAACATAATCCAGAAGTAAGATTCCATTGTTCACGACGATACCGACGAGTGCAAAGATTCCCAAAAGAGACAAAAAGCCAAACGATTGGCCTGTTATCAAAAGACCAGGGACAACTCCGATCAAAGAGAGAGGCACCGTAATGAGAATGATCCCTACTTTTTTCCAAGATCCAAATTCAAACAAGAGAAAGGAAATGAGTAACATCATCCCAAGGGGTGCCACGGCCAGAAGTGATTGGTTTGCCTCTGAGGATTCTGCCTGATCACCACCAAACTCCCATTTTATGGAATTGGGAAGCGATAAAGATTCAATTCTTCCAGAAATTTTGGGAACGATTGCATCTACGGAAAGCCCAGGACCTAATTCTGCTAAAATGGTAAATCCGGTTTTTAAATTCCTTCTGAAGAGATAGGATGGTTCCCATTCCAAACTTGTTTGGCTCAAACTCGAAAGTTTGATAGGCTCTGTCCTTGTGGAAAATAATGTGCTTTGCGAGATAGATTCGATGCTCAAATCTCCTGGCTCCATGGTGCGGATCACAAGTGGGATGGCTCTGTCTCCCGCTTGGTACTTTCCAACGGGAACTCCCCTTGTCTGAGAAAGGATACTCAAACTAAGGTCCGACCGATTGGAACGAAATCGACTGAGCGAGGCATCGTCTGCTTGCCAATTCACTTTTGGTGTTCCAATACTCAAATCACTACGGATCTCTTTCAAACCAGAAATCTTTGTAAGTTCTTGTAATACCAACTGATTTGTCGACACCAAGTCCTCAAACTCATTTGCATAAAACCTGAGTTCGATGGGAGCTTTGATAGGTGGTCCTTGTTTTAACTCAAGTAGGATCACATATCCTTCGCTTATTTCAGTATCGATTTTCTTCTGCAGTTCTGCTTTAAAGGATTCTTTCTCCTTTTTGTTTTTCATATTGATCAAAATTTGAGCAATGTGTGGGCTGTTTGGTGATTGGTTTAGGTTGTAATAAAAGAGTGGCAAGGTTCTGCCAACAAATACAGTTTCATTTTTTACTCGCTTATCTCCTTGGATCCAAGATTCAACTTTTTTAGCAATCTCATTGGTTCTCGTTACATCGGTTCCTTCTGGGAGACGGATATCCACAAGAAGCTGGTCTCTATCTGCGTCAGGAAAGAATTTCTTTGGTATCAAAGGAAAGCCAGACATTGCCACAAGGAAACTGATTCCAGCAACCAATAAGAAAAAACGATAGTGTTTGATAACCTGTTTTCCTACCGATTCAGATAATTTGAGAAAGGGATCCGCCTTTTCTGTTCGTTTTGGCTTAAGAAATTTTTCTGCAAGGATAGGCGTTACCAAAATGGCAAAGACAAAGCTTACAAACAAAGTCAGCATATTGATGATTGGAATCGCTCTAGTAAAGTCTGAAGAATTTCCCTTAGAGCCCAAAAGTGGAATGAAAGAAGCCAATGTTGTGCCCGTCGCACTGAGCAAAGGGAATGCTAGATCTGAAATTGTTTGTGTAAGAGCATCTGCCAATGCGATGCCACCATCAATTTTTTCTTGGATACTTTCCAGAACCACGATGACGTTATCAATGAGTAAACCCAAGGCCATAACAAAGGCGGCAATTGATATCTGGTGTAAAACGCCACCAAACAATCCATATATCCCCAAACTAATTATGGCAATCATTGGAACGATGAATGCGGATAAAAGTCCCAAACGCAATCCCATCATACCGACAAGTACCAAGGCTACGATTAGAATTCCTGATAAAAGATTTACACCCAACTCTTGCAACCTGTCTTTTACATATTTTGGTTGAGAATTGATAACTGTTAATTTTAGATCTGGGTGTCTCTTTTGCCACTGGCTAACCACAGCATTGACCTTTTCTCCGAATTTGATCAGATCAATATTCTTTTTGGCAACAATGCTTATTCCTACCGAAAGTGTGCCATTCAACCGCATCCATTCAGTTTGTGGTTTTTTTGGGATCCGCCTTACCGTTGCAATATCGGAAACCTTTACTATCTCTCCACTCGCAAGTGGAATGATTAAGTCTTCTATCGATTCTATGTTCCGAAACCAAGAATCAGTTTCTATAATTGTCTTTTTTCCACTTAAAGCAAATGTTCCGGGCGGAATCTCATGATTTGCGGCTCGCATCCAATCATTTAAAAAACGTAATCCTATGCCTTTTGCATCTAACCTAGATTTGGGGATAAAAATCTCGACCTCCTCTTCGGGATCTGCTAATCGATTGATTTTTGCTACTTGTGGCAATTGCAAAAGCTCAGTTCGAAGAGTTTCCAATGTATCTTTGAGTAGAATCGGATCTTCAGAACCTGTTAAAGAAATCAAAATCGCTTCTTGGTCTAGAACCCTTCGATTCAAATCCCAAGGAAACATTCCTCTCGGGAAAACGGACTCCTTGGTTTTTAAAACATCCTCAACCCTCTTCCATGCTTCATTGATTTCCTGTTCAGAACCGAGATCTTCGTTCAAACGAATTTCCACTAGACATACTTCGGGACGAATCCTCAATTCTAAAACTGAAATCTCTGGTATTTCAACTAATGCCTCTTCGGTGGGCTTAGCAACCAACTTTCGCATAGATTCAATG from the Leptospira ryugenii genome contains:
- a CDS encoding ABC-F family ATP-binding cassette domain-containing protein, which translates into the protein MIKISGLHKSYGSQVLFEDLSFSINRGERVGIVGRNGHGKSTLFQIMLGHTDYDSGTLTVPKGYKIGHLEQHLKFTKDTVLEECALGLPEGEEYETWQVEKVLFGLGFTEKDMERSPNEFSGGYQIRMNLAKLLVSRPDMLMLDEPNNYLDIVTIRWLEEFLKSWEGEVVLITHDRSFMDSVVTHVVAVHRKKAIKVEGDTEKLYSQINQEEEIYEKTRLNEAKKRKQEEQFIARFKAKASFASRAQSRVKKLEKQGEMKALENIEDLELYFNAKEFNAQQMMSAEHLNFSYNGQTPYLIEDFSISVGKRDRICIIGKNGKGKSTLLKMLAGELQPVNGTIARHPSLKEGYFGQTNKMSLKDGASIVEEIMSADPNCSEGKARNIAGGLMFSGDSALKKIKFLSGGEKSRVMLGKILVTPCHLLFLDEPTNHLDMQSCDSLIEAIDLFDGSVIMVTHNEMHLRAVATKLIVFDHDTIQVYDGTYDDFLSDVGWSDEM
- a CDS encoding STAS domain-containing protein; the protein is MIREMETTTIYKVETNCLDILSVTQFERELNGILHQNEKHVFLDFSEVEEVSSAVLGIIIHKKMKLKKEGREIYLLHTTKSVERILKILKLSSLLMFHQNEANLSLQLSPI
- a CDS encoding adenylate/guanylate cyclase domain-containing protein, which encodes MALIQYTNDHTILQSSETESILDCSLRNSLPHKHACGGKARCSTCRVLVLEGLENCPPRNELEEALAKAKGFLPNVRLACQTIPTGEVHLRRLVIDDEDVELAKEQGANGFGKEKEVAILFSDIRGFTSFAESNLPYDVIHILNRYFKQIGEVILKNKGYIDKYIGDGIMAIFGLEDGEEANEICFQAVQSALLMLEELDKLNEYLELNFDVQFNIGIGIHFGEVIIGEIGHPLSKQVTAIGDNVNLASRIEQLTKATSVKVLLSKEVKERVQDRIKIGKSFQAKIKGKTGLYHIFEALSLK
- a CDS encoding efflux RND transporter permease subunit, with the protein product MNLANFVLNRKNLILTISISLFFLGILEFFVVPREEDPRLKERVGVLRLIYPGASIESMRKLVAKPTEEALVEIPEISVLELRIRPEVCLVEIRLNEDLGSEQEINEAWKRVEDVLKTKESVFPRGMFPWDLNRRVLDQEAILISLTGSEDPILLKDTLETLRTELLQLPQVAKINRLADPEEEVEIFIPKSRLDAKGIGLRFLNDWMRAANHEIPPGTFALSGKKTIIETDSWFRNIESIEDLIIPLASGEIVKVSDIATVRRIPKKPQTEWMRLNGTLSVGISIVAKKNIDLIKFGEKVNAVVSQWQKRHPDLKLTVINSQPKYVKDRLQELGVNLLSGILIVALVLVGMMGLRLGLLSAFIVPMIAIISLGIYGLFGGVLHQISIAAFVMALGLLIDNVIVVLESIQEKIDGGIALADALTQTISDLAFPLLSATGTTLASFIPLLGSKGNSSDFTRAIPIINMLTLFVSFVFAILVTPILAEKFLKPKRTEKADPFLKLSESVGKQVIKHYRFFLLVAGISFLVAMSGFPLIPKKFFPDADRDQLLVDIRLPEGTDVTRTNEIAKKVESWIQGDKRVKNETVFVGRTLPLFYYNLNQSPNSPHIAQILINMKNKKEKESFKAELQKKIDTEISEGYVILLELKQGPPIKAPIELRFYANEFEDLVSTNQLVLQELTKISGLKEIRSDLSIGTPKVNWQADDASLSRFRSNRSDLSLSILSQTRGVPVGKYQAGDRAIPLVIRTMEPGDLSIESISQSTLFSTRTEPIKLSSLSQTSLEWEPSYLFRRNLKTGFTILAELGPGLSVDAIVPKISGRIESLSLPNSIKWEFGGDQAESSEANQSLLAVAPLGMMLLISFLLFEFGSWKKVGIILITVPLSLIGVVPGLLITGQSFGFLSLLGIFALVGIVVNNGILLLDYVGSSQREGKSLESSVQFAIQKRIRPILLTSMTTVAGLLPLAFSEATLWPPFAWTMISGLLVSTLLTLVVVPSAILLILGKKNESTKIKKKFLGFIALFLAFPLSISAETVLDWKDVLRIAEESPRVKLAWEEWRRKHFETEKLNRAVYYPKLGLSVEHVDRNKTLFPNASLPIVNGLNQSYWTGGVEIQQTLFDPANWFAVSKALEYSEDASKLLSFRAKETSQSESLLAYISIQRIQKKIANLKDLQKTLNQRMVELKRLYLLGQVTEGELFRIEQAINQTKIAIEDLTEKQKIATLYLKRLLGLEEQISLGGLPDINDLKFQVNENDLEPRLELRALHKKMFALEEQKKSIEYEAYPKLVAKGGYFYLGTQQFNTNDWAQISLGVSVNPFDGGVRKTRSDELDSQMISVREEIKDLIRALVLEKEDSKSQIKVKETELEIRSSNVNKSRYASRKEYERMKSGRVNINTWIDAEVMYTEEKDKFDMCQFDLLENWVRYRNVLGIAYTVNP